The genome window AGGTGGCGCTTTTGCCGGACGAGGAGGCGAGGCGGGCAGTGGTACGGGATGCTCCGCAGGCGGGGGGCACGGACGAACTCGGCCGACTGCCGGATGACGCACCGAGTCCTCCCGAGGTGCCGGACGCGCACGGTCCCGACCGACCGTCGGGCCTCGGCTTGGGAGGAGGGGGGATATGAGATCCCGCCGGCCGAACCCGCGGGGTCGCCGGCGGCCGTCAGCGGTTGAACGCGGGGAACCCGAACCGCTGCGCGACGGCCGCGCCGTCGCCCTTCGCGTCGGTGGCGTTGACGGAGTAGACGAGAGTCCGGGACAGGTCGCGGGTGGCGGCGATCACCGTGGCGTAGCCGGGGCGGGAGCCCGTCTTGCCCCAGATCACCCTGCCGGTCAGCTCGAACCGCTCCAGCCCCGCCCCGTACCGCGCCCCCGGCACGTCGGGGAGCGTGAACATCTCCTTCAGCTGCGGCCCGGGCACGACGCGGCCGCGGAACAGCGCCACCAGCAGCCGTTCCAGGTCGGCGGTCGTCGAGATCATGTCGCCGGCCGCCCACCGGTCGGACATGTTCCAGTCGGTCACGTCGACCAGCCTGCCGTCGATCCAGTCGTATCCGCGGTTGTGCGGACCGTGGATACGCGGGTCGGACCCGTTCGGGAACGAGGTCTCCCGCATGCCGAGCGGCCGGAAGATCCGTACGGCCGCCTGGTGCGCGTACGAGTCGCCGGTGATCTTCTCGATCAGCATGCCGAGGACGGTGTAGTGGATGTTGGAGTAGTCCTGTTGCATGCCGGGCGCGAACTCCGGGCCCTTGGCGACCGAGGCCGCCACGACTTGACGTGGCGTCAGCGTCTCGAAGCGGTGCGCGTATCCCTCCTCCACCGTCTCCCCGAGGGACGCTCCGGGTTGGAGTCCGCTCGTGTAGTTGAGCAACTGCCGTACGGTGACGGGCTCGAAGTCCTCGGTCAGCAGCCCGGGCAGATACTGCTGCACGGTGCCGTCCAGGCTGATCCGCCCCTCGGCGGCGAGCTGCAGCACGATCGCCGCGGTCACCACCTTGGTCACCGAACCGGCCCGGAAGCGGGCGTTGTCCAACGCCGGCGCCCCCGTCCGGACATCGCGCACACCCGCGACGCCGCGCCAACTGCCCTTGCCGCCCACGCGGATGAGCGCGGCGGTGGCGTCGTGGTCGGGCAGCCCGGCGATCGCGGCGCGCAGGGCCTCGGTGTCGGGTCCCTCGGTCGCGGACGGCGGGGTCATCCGTGCCGAGGACGACGGGGCCGCGGAGTTCGCGGAGGCGACTCCCGCCAGGGGGAGGGCGGTCGGGCTCAGGGCGAGGGCGGCGGCGAGGGCGACGGCGGTCGGACGTAACTGCATGGGATGCTCCCTGATCGAGGGGATGTCGGTGATCATCCTGCGGACCGTTCAGGCGGTGGGGGATCCTCTCGAAGGAGGGCGCGGCCCCTGGCATGGGACCGGGGGTCGCCCCTAGGGGGCCGGATCCGGCCCCGGCACGGGAGCGTGTGGTCCACGTCGGGCCCGAAAAACTGTTATCCCGGTACCCGTCCCTCCGTCTCCCTCAGCGCCGCAGATCCCGACGCACAGGAGCGAAACGCGTGAGGCATGGTCACGGCGACCGCACCCGCCCCCACCGCCGGCCACGACCGGTGATCCGTCCCGGTACCGACGGATATCCGGCGTTGTGCCGTGAGCCGTCGTGGACCGCCCGTCCCGTGGATCCCGGCCGTGGCTGAGACTGTACGTCCGCAGGGCGGTACGACGACCAGGGAGAGGACGCACGTGGACAGCCGGCAGTGGCGTTCCACCATCGCGGCGGCGCAGGCCGGTGACCGGCATGCGCTGGACCAGCTGGTCGCGGGCTGGCTGCCGCTCGTCTACAACATCGTCGGCCGCGCGCTCAACGGCCATGCCGACGTCGACGACGTCGTGCAGGAGACGATGCTGCGCGCCGTCGGCAACATCGGCGCCCTGCGCGATCCGGACAGTTTCCGCTCCTGGCTGGTCGCCATCGCGATGCGGCAGATACGGGAGCGGGCGCGCCGCAGGACGTCCGAGCCGCTGGCCGGGGACGCGGCGGACCGGGCCGCCGACTTCGCCGAACTCACCGTGCTGCGGCTGCAGTTGGAGGGTCAGCGGCGCGAGGTCGCGGAGGCGGTGCGCTGGCTCGACGACGAGGACCGGCAGCTGCTGTCGCTGTGGTGGCTGGAGGTCGCGGGTGAACTCACCCGCCGGGAGCTGGCCGCCGCCGTCGGCATCAGCCGCCAGCACGCCGCCGTCCGGGTGCAGCGGATGAAGGCGCGCCTGGAGGTGGCGCGCGGCATCATACGGGCGCTGGAGGGCTCCTGCCCCGAGCTGGCCGCCGTTACCGCCCGCTGGGACGGCCGGCCCGGATCCGTGTGGCGCAAGCGGCTGGCCCGGCACATCCGCGGCTGCCCGGTCTGCGCCGGGGCCGAGAAGGCCGTCGTGCCCGCCGAACGGCTACTCGCCGGGATCGCGCTCGTCCCCGTCCCGGCCGGCTTCGCCCTGTCGCTGGCGCTGGGCGGTAAGACGTCCGCGGCGGCAGTCTCCGTCGGCTGGTCCGCCAAGGTGCTCGGCGCGCTCACCAAGCCCGCCGTCGTCGTCACGGCGGGCGCGACGATCGCCGCGGGCGGCGCGTACGTCGTGACCCGGACGCCACAGGCGCCGCCCGCCCCTCAGATCTCACCCACCGCGGCGAGCACGGCCCGCCCGCCCGCGCACACCCCGCCGAGTCTCCTGCCCTCCCCGTCCACGGCCGCCCCCACACCGTCGAAGACGGCGGACCTGTACGGCACGGTCGTCGACGCCGTCGACAACGCCCCCGCCGCGAACGTCCCGCCGGGGCCGCTGCCGCACCGCCCCGAGTCCGGGATCACCAGCAGCGGCGGCCCGAGGACCGTCATGCAGCACCGCGGGGAGAGCGTCACCCTCAGGGGTCAGGGCTACGTCCTGGTGCGCTGGTACATCGCGCCGGCGCACCGGCCGGGCAACCTGGTCATGCCGGCCTGGACCGGCCTGAAGGGAAAGCTGTTCCACGTGGCGTCCGGCGGCGGCCGCCGGATGGACGACCCTCTCGTCGGAAGCCCCGGCGGCTACGCCACCGGCATGGGCGGACCGACCATCGGGTACGCCGTCCTGCCGGCGGGCACCCAGCAGATGTGGCAGAACGAGTACTTCTACCTCGACGGTTCCGTCACCCTCACCCTCAACGAGCACGGCTGCGACTACGGCGTCACCGTCTTCCCGTCGAGCTGGGACGCGGTGGACAAGGACATCCGGACGGGCCCCGCCC of Streptomyces cynarae contains these proteins:
- a CDS encoding serine hydrolase domain-containing protein; its protein translation is MQLRPTAVALAAALALSPTALPLAGVASANSAAPSSSARMTPPSATEGPDTEALRAAIAGLPDHDATAALIRVGGKGSWRGVAGVRDVRTGAPALDNARFRAGSVTKVVTAAIVLQLAAEGRISLDGTVQQYLPGLLTEDFEPVTVRQLLNYTSGLQPGASLGETVEEGYAHRFETLTPRQVVAASVAKGPEFAPGMQQDYSNIHYTVLGMLIEKITGDSYAHQAAVRIFRPLGMRETSFPNGSDPRIHGPHNRGYDWIDGRLVDVTDWNMSDRWAAGDMISTTADLERLLVALFRGRVVPGPQLKEMFTLPDVPGARYGAGLERFELTGRVIWGKTGSRPGYATVIAATRDLSRTLVYSVNATDAKGDGAAVAQRFGFPAFNR
- a CDS encoding RNA polymerase sigma factor → MDSRQWRSTIAAAQAGDRHALDQLVAGWLPLVYNIVGRALNGHADVDDVVQETMLRAVGNIGALRDPDSFRSWLVAIAMRQIRERARRRTSEPLAGDAADRAADFAELTVLRLQLEGQRREVAEAVRWLDDEDRQLLSLWWLEVAGELTRRELAAAVGISRQHAAVRVQRMKARLEVARGIIRALEGSCPELAAVTARWDGRPGSVWRKRLARHIRGCPVCAGAEKAVVPAERLLAGIALVPVPAGFALSLALGGKTSAAAVSVGWSAKVLGALTKPAVVVTAGATIAAGGAYVVTRTPQAPPAPQISPTAASTARPPAHTPPSLLPSPSTAAPTPSKTADLYGTVVDAVDNAPAANVPPGPLPHRPESGITSSGGPRTVMQHRGESVTLRGQGYVLVRWYIAPAHRPGNLVMPAWTGLKGKLFHVASGGGRRMDDPLVGSPGGYATGMGGPTIGYAVLPAGTQQMWQNEYFYLDGSVTLTLNEHGCDYGVTVFPSSWDAVDKDIRTGPAQGVIRYGMVRDNGKDTAPVPQYVTRATPADPATVPQRSRV